In the genome of Bradyrhizobium arachidis, one region contains:
- a CDS encoding TIGR01459 family HAD-type hydrolase — translation MTTLHFAQGLRELVGGVEVVLSDIWGVVHNGLESFPEACEALHTYRSRGGTVILITNAPRPADSVQRQLRKLGVADETYDAIVSSGDLTRLYVAEHPGSKMFWLGPERDNSIYRGLDATTAPLEEADYIVCTGLYDDETETAEDYRGMMLKARERKLTLVCANPDIVVERGDRLIYCAGAIAELYRELGGEVIFYGKPHRPIYERAMRLAGERQGHMIDRKKVLAIGDSVRTDLTGAREFGIDCLFVTRGIHAEEFEGLDQLDPNSVMELFGHPPKALMRELKW, via the coding sequence ATGACCACGCTGCATTTCGCCCAAGGCCTGCGCGAGCTCGTGGGCGGCGTCGAGGTCGTGCTCAGCGACATCTGGGGCGTGGTTCATAACGGCCTCGAATCCTTCCCCGAAGCCTGCGAGGCGTTGCATACCTATCGCAGCCGCGGCGGTACGGTGATCCTGATCACCAACGCGCCGCGCCCGGCCGACTCCGTGCAGCGGCAACTGCGCAAGCTCGGCGTCGCCGACGAGACCTATGACGCCATCGTGTCATCGGGCGATCTGACCCGGCTCTATGTCGCCGAGCATCCCGGAAGCAAGATGTTCTGGCTCGGCCCCGAGCGCGACAATTCGATCTACCGCGGCCTCGATGCGACCACCGCGCCGCTGGAAGAGGCCGACTACATTGTCTGCACCGGCCTCTATGACGACGAGACCGAGACGGCGGAAGACTATCGCGGCATGATGCTGAAGGCGCGCGAGCGCAAGCTGACGCTGGTCTGCGCCAACCCCGACATCGTCGTGGAGCGCGGCGACCGGCTGATCTATTGCGCCGGCGCCATCGCGGAGCTCTATCGGGAGCTCGGCGGCGAGGTGATCTTCTACGGCAAGCCGCACCGGCCGATCTACGAGCGCGCGATGCGGCTCGCCGGCGAACGCCAGGGCCATATGATCGACCGGAAGAAGGTGCTGGCGATCGGCGATTCCGTCCGCACCGACCTGACCGGCGCGCGTGAGTTCGGCATCGACTGCCTGTTCGTCACCCGCGGCATCCATGCCGAGGAGTTCGAGGGCCTCGACCAGCTCGACCCGAACTCGGTGATGGAATTGTTCGGCCATCCGCCGAAGGCGCTGATGCGCGAATTGAAGTGGTGA
- a CDS encoding bifunctional riboflavin kinase/FAD synthetase — MSPPFTVIRDSTPDSAIPRGAVVAMGNFDGVHLGHRAVIAAALEMGRAHGRPALALTFEPHPRRFFSPNTPQFRLTDERAKLRLLAGTGLAGAVVMTFDKARAGTSAQDFIHHDLIGRLGVSGIAVGYDFHFGKGRVGSPSLLVNEAPRLGIEVDVQPHIDIDERPVSSSAIRIALAEGLLNDATTMLGAPWFVTGEVIHGEKRGRDLGYPTANIQLDANCGLKHGIYAVRVGRGPERLDGVASFGRRPTFDNGAPLLEIFLFDFKGDLYGQTLDCAFVGFIREELKFDSLEALIRQMDDDSARARAMLAAAPDAFPRLGVID; from the coding sequence ATGTCTCCGCCTTTTACCGTTATCCGCGACAGCACGCCGGATTCCGCCATTCCCCGGGGCGCCGTGGTCGCCATGGGCAATTTCGACGGCGTTCATCTCGGCCATCGGGCCGTGATCGCCGCGGCCCTGGAAATGGGCCGGGCGCATGGCCGCCCTGCGCTGGCCTTGACCTTCGAGCCGCATCCGCGGCGGTTTTTCAGCCCCAACACCCCGCAATTCCGCTTGACGGATGAACGGGCCAAGCTGCGGCTACTGGCCGGCACCGGGCTCGCCGGCGCCGTGGTCATGACCTTCGACAAGGCGCGCGCCGGCACCAGCGCGCAAGACTTCATTCACCATGACCTGATCGGGCGCCTCGGCGTCAGCGGCATCGCGGTCGGTTACGACTTCCATTTCGGCAAAGGTCGCGTCGGCTCGCCGAGCCTGCTGGTCAACGAGGCGCCCCGGCTTGGCATCGAGGTCGACGTGCAGCCGCATATCGACATCGACGAGCGGCCGGTGTCCTCCAGCGCGATCCGGATCGCGCTCGCCGAAGGCCTGCTCAATGATGCCACCACCATGCTGGGCGCACCCTGGTTCGTCACCGGCGAGGTGATCCACGGCGAGAAGCGTGGCCGCGACCTCGGCTACCCCACCGCCAATATCCAGTTGGATGCCAATTGCGGGCTCAAGCACGGCATCTATGCGGTGCGGGTCGGCCGCGGGCCTGAGCGGCTGGATGGGGTGGCGAGCTTCGGCCGCCGCCCAACCTTTGATAATGGCGCGCCCCTCCTGGAAATCTTCCTGTTCGACTTCAAGGGCGACCTCTACGGCCAGACGCTCGACTGTGCCTTCGTCGGCTTCATCCGCGAGGAGCTGAAATTCGACAGCCTGGAGGCCCTGATCCGCCAGATGGACGACGATTCCGCCCGCGCCCGCGCCATGCTGGCCGCCGCCCCCGACGCGTTTCCGCGGCTCGGCGTGATCGATTGA
- a CDS encoding EAL domain-containing protein, with translation MIRISTIFIAICMVLVAASLGLVLYSVAGISGTESAIVALTALTFLILYNAVSMRLRDRSDVGGQIADLSRGTADLARQVAEFGRRLAAIEGRIASSNSTNSDRIQSVVGEINELGGLVKQLATTVSAHEDLLAGAAPLPSPAPVASLEAEAPIDLAAPFDQKPVAPPPLATPPSRPAAPAVQTQTAHQAPAGGRNQTQMLATLRNAVDENRIDIFLQPMVTLPQRKVRFYEAVTRVRDERDQLIAAEEFISIAEASGLIGRIDNMVMLRCVQVLRRLMVRNKDVGVFCNVAASTLGNSTTFAQCLDFLEANRALAPSLVLEFKQATFRNLGPAETENLAALAQRGFRFSIDHVTDLRIEPRELADRGVRFIKVPATLLLDPRQASASDIHPSDLSDLLGRFGIDLIAERIEGERAVVDLLDYDVRFGQGFLFAPPRPLRPEGASATGGAAPNQAQDIQGSNGSASPSPSATSAAAPSQRITGNAALARRI, from the coding sequence ATGATTCGCATTTCGACGATCTTCATCGCCATCTGCATGGTTCTGGTCGCCGCCTCGCTCGGGCTGGTGCTCTATTCGGTCGCCGGCATCAGCGGAACCGAATCCGCGATCGTGGCGCTGACCGCGCTGACCTTCCTGATCCTCTACAATGCGGTGTCGATGCGGCTGCGCGACCGCAGCGATGTCGGCGGCCAGATCGCCGACCTCTCGCGCGGCACCGCCGACCTCGCCCGCCAGGTCGCCGAGTTCGGCCGCCGCCTCGCTGCGATCGAGGGACGTATCGCCTCGTCCAATTCGACCAACTCCGACCGCATCCAGTCGGTGGTCGGCGAGATCAATGAGCTCGGCGGGCTGGTCAAGCAGCTCGCCACCACAGTGTCGGCGCATGAGGATCTCCTGGCCGGCGCGGCGCCACTGCCCTCTCCCGCTCCCGTCGCAAGTCTGGAAGCGGAGGCGCCAATCGATCTGGCCGCACCGTTCGATCAGAAGCCGGTCGCACCTCCCCCGCTTGCCACTCCGCCATCGCGCCCGGCAGCACCCGCGGTCCAGACCCAGACCGCCCATCAGGCTCCCGCCGGTGGCCGCAACCAGACCCAAATGCTGGCAACGCTGCGCAACGCGGTCGACGAGAACCGCATCGACATCTTCCTTCAGCCGATGGTGACGCTGCCGCAGCGCAAGGTGCGGTTCTACGAAGCCGTGACGCGGGTGCGCGACGAGCGCGACCAGCTGATCGCGGCCGAGGAGTTCATCAGCATCGCCGAGGCCTCCGGGCTGATCGGGCGCATCGACAACATGGTGATGCTGCGCTGCGTGCAGGTGCTGCGGCGCCTGATGGTGCGCAACAAGGATGTCGGCGTGTTCTGCAACGTGGCGGCCTCCACGCTCGGCAATTCCACCACCTTCGCGCAATGCCTCGACTTCCTCGAAGCCAACCGGGCGCTGGCGCCCTCGCTGGTGCTGGAGTTCAAGCAGGCGACCTTCCGCAATCTCGGCCCGGCCGAGACCGAGAACCTCGCCGCGCTCGCCCAGCGCGGCTTCCGCTTCTCGATCGACCATGTCACCGATCTCAGGATCGAGCCGCGCGAGCTCGCCGATCGTGGCGTGCGCTTCATCAAGGTGCCGGCGACGCTGCTGCTCGACCCCAGGCAGGCGTCGGCCTCCGACATCCACCCGTCCGATCTTTCCGACCTGCTCGGCCGTTTCGGCATCGACCTGATCGCCGAGCGGATCGAGGGCGAGCGCGCCGTGGTCGATCTGCTCGACTATGACGTGCGGTTCGGCCAGGGCTTCCTGTTCGCGCCGCCCCGGCCATTGCGGCCGGAGGGGGCATCTGCTACCGGCGGGGCCGCGCCGAACCAGGCGCAGGACATTCAGGGATCCAATGGCTCCGCTTCCCCCAGCCCAAGCGCGACGTCAGCCGCAGCTCCGTCACAGCGCATCACCGGTAACGCCGCGCTCGCGCGCCGCATCTGA
- a CDS encoding class I SAM-dependent methyltransferase: MSTSAALKPATPDLAAVKQRQHGAWSSGDYAVVGTTLQIVGEQLCEALDIRAGSKVLDVAAGNGNATLAAARRWCDVTSTDYVPALLKRGQERAAADHLTVEFREADAEALPFADNSYDVVLSTFGVMFTPDQDKAASELARVCKSGGKIGLANWTPQGFIGQLFKTIGKHIAPPAGVKSPALWGTPARLEEMFGSKASEIVAEPRMFVFRYRSPDHWLEIFKTFYGPTLKAFAALDESGQAALKRDLMALLGEFNHADDGTIVVHSEYLEAVITKR; encoded by the coding sequence ATGTCGACATCCGCCGCACTCAAGCCAGCCACACCCGATCTTGCCGCCGTCAAGCAGCGCCAGCATGGCGCCTGGTCGTCCGGCGACTATGCCGTCGTCGGCACCACCTTGCAGATCGTCGGCGAGCAGCTCTGTGAGGCACTCGACATACGCGCCGGCAGCAAGGTGCTGGACGTCGCCGCCGGCAACGGCAATGCGACATTGGCCGCAGCACGGCGCTGGTGTGACGTCACATCCACGGACTATGTGCCGGCGCTGCTCAAGCGCGGGCAGGAGCGCGCGGCGGCGGACCATCTGACCGTCGAATTCCGGGAGGCGGATGCCGAGGCGCTTCCCTTTGCGGACAACAGCTACGACGTCGTGCTCTCGACCTTCGGCGTGATGTTCACGCCGGACCAGGACAAGGCGGCCTCCGAGCTCGCGCGGGTCTGCAAATCCGGCGGCAAGATCGGCCTCGCCAACTGGACGCCGCAGGGGTTCATCGGCCAGCTCTTCAAGACCATCGGCAAGCATATCGCCCCGCCGGCAGGCGTGAAGTCGCCTGCGCTGTGGGGCACCCCAGCTCGGCTCGAGGAGATGTTCGGCAGCAAGGCTTCCGAGATCGTGGCCGAGCCGCGCATGTTCGTGTTCCGCTACCGCTCGCCGGACCACTGGCTCGAAATCTTCAAGACCTTCTACGGGCCGACGCTGAAGGCGTTCGCCGCGCTCGACGAGAGCGGCCAGGCCGCGCTGAAGCGCGATCTCATGGCGCTGCTCGGCGAGTTCAACCATGCCGATGACGGCACGATCGTCGTGCACAGCGAATATCTGGAAGCGGTCATCACCAAGCGCTGA
- the lspA gene encoding signal peptidase II, with translation MTPLRAGILSAVVTVILDQASKLWLLNVFDLARRGVVRVTPFFDLVLAWNIGISFGWLQNDGQAAQIALMAVKAIAVVALAIWMARSHTLLATVALGLIIGGAIGNGIDRLAYGAVVDFALLHVEIAGNTYNWYVFNLADVAIVAGVAGLLYDSFLGVPAAKAP, from the coding sequence ATGACCCCGCTCCGCGCCGGCATCCTCTCGGCCGTGGTCACGGTCATCCTCGACCAGGCCTCGAAACTCTGGCTGCTCAACGTGTTCGACCTCGCCCGTCGCGGCGTGGTGCGGGTGACGCCGTTCTTCGACCTGGTGCTGGCCTGGAACATCGGCATCAGCTTCGGCTGGCTCCAGAACGACGGCCAGGCGGCGCAAATCGCGCTGATGGCGGTCAAGGCCATTGCCGTGGTGGCGCTGGCGATCTGGATGGCCCGCTCGCACACCCTGCTGGCGACGGTCGCGCTCGGCCTGATCATCGGGGGCGCGATCGGCAACGGTATCGATCGCCTCGCCTATGGCGCGGTGGTCGATTTCGCCCTGCTCCACGTCGAGATAGCCGGAAATACCTATAATTGGTACGTGTTTAACCTCGCCGACGTGGCCATCGTTGCTGGGGTGGCGGGGCTATTGTATGATTCCTTCCTGGGGGTACCCGCCGCAAAAGCGCCCTGA
- a CDS encoding response regulator — protein MAVDLSMPVLVVDDYSTMIRIIRNLLKQLGFDNIDDASDGSAALNKMRGKKYGLVISDWNMEPMTGYDLLREVRADPNLATTPFIMITAESKTENVIAAKKAGVNNYIVKPFNAATLKTKIEAVFPDMASA, from the coding sequence ATGGCGGTTGATTTGTCGATGCCGGTTCTGGTGGTGGATGACTATAGCACCATGATCCGTATCATCCGGAATCTGCTGAAGCAGCTTGGCTTCGATAATATCGATGATGCCAGCGACGGTTCGGCGGCGCTGAACAAGATGCGCGGCAAGAAATACGGGCTTGTGATTTCCGACTGGAACATGGAGCCGATGACGGGCTACGACCTGCTGCGCGAAGTGCGCGCGGATCCGAACCTCGCCACCACGCCGTTCATCATGATCACGGCGGAATCGAAGACCGAGAACGTGATCGCGGCCAAGAAGGCCGGCGTGAACAATTACATCGTCAAGCCGTTCAACGCGGCGACGCTGAAGACCAAGATCGAGGCGGTCTTCCCGGACATGGCGAGCGCGTAA
- a CDS encoding winged helix-turn-helix domain-containing protein: MTFQFEDFVLDPERRELRRADALIALEPQVFDLLIYLVRNRERVVTRDNLLDAVWNGRVVSESTLTSRINAARRAVNDNGEEQRLIRTIARKGVRFVGAVIERSDAAKPAVLLAPTTAAPTGLPLPDRPAIAVLPFTNMSGEAEQDYFSDGISEDIITALSKLRWFFVIARNSSFIYKGRTVHLRQVAEELGVRYVVEGSVRRGGERVRITAQLNDVATGSHLWAERYDRELADVFAVQDEITEAIVAAIEPQLYAAENFRAERKPPDSMDAWDLVMRALSHYWRVTRQDHVVAQALLEKAIALDPNYGKALGLLGTSYMFTAHMGWMEMASAITAAERAARAAIRADDEDAWAHNALGHVNLFARRFDDSLAEFETALQLNPNFALAQGYYGLALSYCGRWQEADEAARRAIRLSPRDPYAPVYFGIAAYARFLGSDYPEAIRLAQESLRQRSDFVGAHRVLTAAAGMAGQAGIAHAALEELRRAQPNVSLAWIAEFMPIKLAADREHYLEGFRRAGLR; this comes from the coding sequence GTGACGTTTCAGTTCGAGGATTTCGTGCTCGATCCCGAGCGCCGCGAATTGCGGCGGGCGGATGCGCTCATCGCGCTCGAACCTCAGGTGTTCGATCTCCTCATCTATCTCGTCCGCAACCGCGAGCGCGTGGTGACGCGGGACAATCTGCTCGACGCGGTCTGGAACGGCCGCGTCGTCTCGGAATCGACGCTGACCAGCCGGATCAATGCCGCCAGGCGCGCGGTCAATGACAATGGCGAGGAGCAGCGGCTGATCCGCACCATCGCACGCAAGGGCGTGCGCTTCGTCGGCGCGGTGATCGAGCGCTCGGATGCAGCGAAGCCGGCGGTCTTGTTGGCGCCCACGACCGCAGCGCCGACCGGACTGCCGCTGCCCGATCGTCCCGCGATCGCCGTCCTGCCCTTCACCAACATGAGCGGCGAGGCCGAGCAGGATTATTTCTCCGACGGCATCAGCGAGGACATCATCACCGCGCTGTCGAAGCTGCGCTGGTTCTTCGTCATCGCGCGCAACTCCTCCTTCATCTACAAGGGCCGCACGGTGCATCTGCGGCAGGTCGCCGAAGAGCTCGGCGTGCGCTATGTCGTCGAAGGCAGCGTCCGCAGGGGCGGCGAGCGCGTCCGCATCACCGCGCAGCTCAACGACGTCGCCACCGGCAGTCATCTCTGGGCCGAGCGCTACGACCGCGAGCTCGCCGACGTCTTCGCCGTGCAGGACGAGATCACCGAAGCCATCGTCGCCGCGATCGAGCCGCAGCTTTACGCAGCCGAAAATTTTCGCGCCGAGCGCAAACCGCCCGACAGCATGGACGCCTGGGACCTCGTGATGCGCGCGCTGTCGCATTACTGGCGCGTGACGCGGCAGGACCATGTGGTGGCGCAGGCGCTGCTCGAAAAGGCCATCGCGCTCGACCCGAACTACGGCAAGGCGCTCGGCCTGCTCGGCACCAGCTACATGTTCACCGCGCATATGGGCTGGATGGAGATGGCGAGCGCCATCACCGCCGCCGAGCGCGCGGCGCGCGCCGCGATCCGCGCCGACGACGAGGATGCCTGGGCGCACAACGCGCTCGGCCACGTCAACCTGTTCGCGCGGCGGTTCGACGACTCGCTCGCCGAATTCGAGACCGCGCTGCAGCTCAATCCGAATTTTGCGCTGGCACAGGGCTATTATGGACTGGCCTTGAGCTATTGCGGCCGCTGGCAGGAGGCCGACGAGGCGGCGCGCAGGGCGATCCGCCTCAGTCCGCGCGATCCCTATGCCCCCGTCTATTTCGGCATCGCCGCCTATGCCCGCTTCCTCGGTAGCGACTACCCGGAAGCCATCCGCCTCGCCCAGGAATCCCTGCGCCAGCGCAGCGACTTCGTCGGCGCACACCGGGTGCTGACCGCGGCCGCGGGCATGGCCGGGCAAGCCGGGATCGCCCATGCCGCCCTGGAGGAACTCCGCCGCGCCCAGCCGAACGTGTCGCTGGCCTGGATCGCCGAGTTCATGCCGATCAAGCTCGCCGCCGACCGCGAGCACTACCTCGAGGGCTTTCGCCGCGCCGGATTGAGATAA
- the ileS gene encoding isoleucine--tRNA ligase: MSEKPQKSQKSEAKDYSKTLFLPQTEFPMRAGLPQREPEILKYWNDIGLYDKLRKDAEGRAKFVLHDGPPYANGNIHIGHALNKILKDVVTKSQQMLGFDSNYVPGWDCHGLPIEWKIEEENYRKKGKQKPDFRDSAAMVAFRKECRAYATHWINVQREEFKRLGIIGDWDHPYQTMSYPAEAQIARELMKFAANGTLYRGSKPVMWSVVEKTALAEAEVEYEDYTSDMVWVKFPVTSPAHGALANASVVIWTTTPWTLPGNRAISFSPKIAYGLYKVTDAPADNWAKTGDLLILADALAAEVFKQARVTSYEKVRDIPGDTLDAVECAHPLRGLGGGYEFIVPLLAGEHVTDDTGTGFVHTAPSHGREDFDVWMANTRELDARGISTAIPYTVDENGAYTAQAPGFTGKRVLNDKGEKGDANEAVIKALIEGGKLLARGRLKHQYPHSWRSKKPVIFRNTPQWFIAMDKDVSENGHAKKGDTLRARALHAISVTQWVPPSGENRINGMIANRPDWVISRQRAWGVPIAVFVREKADGSAEILQDEIVNQRIAEAFMEEGADAWYMDGARERFLGSRASEDWKKVDDICDVWFDSGSTHAFVLEDRQNFPQLGNIVRKVDGGEDTVMYLEGSDQHRGWFHSSLLESAGTRGRAPYDIVLTHGFTLDENGRKMSKSLGNTVEPQKVIKDSGADILRLWVCATDYADDQRIGPEILKNTIETYRKLRNSLRWMLGTLHHFKASEKVAYADMPELERLMLHELAGHAETIRKAYAAFDYKTVVASLSAFMNSELSAFYFDIRKDTLYCDPPSSVARKAALTAIELLCDALLKWLAPILSFTTDEAWRMFRPNAEPSVHLTLFPTDIEQLRDDKLAAKWETIRDIRRVVTGALELERAAKNIGSSLEASPVIYVADRDMMMTLFDVDLAEVCITSNYEVREGEAPASAFRLDAVPGVAVVVEKAVGTKCARSWKISPTVGEDAEYPDVTPRDAQALREWKALGVSV, from the coding sequence ATGTCCGAAAAGCCGCAAAAGTCCCAAAAGTCTGAAGCCAAAGACTATTCGAAGACCCTGTTCCTGCCGCAGACCGAATTCCCGATGCGCGCCGGCCTGCCGCAGCGCGAGCCGGAGATCCTGAAATACTGGAACGACATCGGTCTCTACGACAAGCTGCGCAAGGACGCCGAGGGCCGCGCCAAGTTCGTGCTGCATGACGGCCCGCCCTATGCCAACGGCAACATCCATATCGGGCATGCGCTGAACAAGATCCTCAAGGACGTCGTGACCAAGAGCCAGCAGATGCTCGGCTTCGACTCCAACTACGTGCCCGGCTGGGACTGCCACGGCCTGCCGATCGAATGGAAGATCGAGGAGGAGAACTACCGCAAGAAGGGCAAGCAGAAGCCCGATTTCCGCGACTCCGCCGCGATGGTGGCGTTCCGGAAAGAATGCCGTGCCTATGCGACGCACTGGATCAACGTGCAGCGCGAGGAGTTTAAGCGCCTCGGCATCATCGGCGACTGGGATCATCCCTATCAGACCATGAGCTATCCGGCCGAAGCGCAGATCGCGCGCGAGCTGATGAAGTTCGCGGCCAACGGCACGCTGTATCGCGGCTCCAAGCCGGTGATGTGGAGCGTGGTCGAGAAGACTGCGCTCGCGGAAGCCGAGGTCGAGTACGAGGACTACACCTCCGACATGGTCTGGGTGAAATTCCCGGTCACCTCGCCTGCGCATGGCGCGCTCGCCAATGCCTCGGTCGTGATCTGGACCACGACGCCCTGGACGCTGCCGGGCAACCGCGCCATCTCGTTCTCGCCGAAGATCGCCTACGGCCTCTATAAGGTCACGGACGCGCCCGCCGACAATTGGGCCAAGACCGGCGATCTCCTGATCCTGGCCGATGCGCTCGCCGCAGAGGTGTTCAAACAGGCGCGCGTCACCTCTTACGAGAAGGTGCGCGACATTCCCGGCGACACGCTGGACGCGGTCGAATGCGCCCATCCCCTGCGCGGCCTCGGCGGCGGTTACGAGTTCATCGTGCCGCTGCTCGCCGGCGAGCATGTCACCGACGACACCGGCACCGGCTTTGTGCACACCGCACCGAGCCACGGCCGCGAGGACTTCGACGTCTGGATGGCCAACACCCGCGAGCTCGATGCGCGCGGCATCTCGACTGCGATCCCCTATACCGTCGACGAGAACGGCGCCTACACCGCACAGGCCCCCGGCTTCACCGGCAAGCGCGTGCTCAACGACAAGGGCGAGAAGGGCGATGCCAACGAGGCCGTGATCAAGGCGCTGATCGAGGGCGGCAAGCTGCTCGCGCGCGGCCGTCTCAAGCACCAATATCCGCACTCCTGGCGCTCGAAGAAGCCGGTGATCTTCCGCAACACGCCGCAATGGTTCATCGCGATGGACAAGGACGTCAGCGAGAACGGCCATGCGAAGAAGGGCGACACGCTGCGCGCCCGCGCGCTGCATGCGATCTCGGTCACGCAATGGGTGCCGCCGTCGGGCGAGAACCGCATCAACGGCATGATCGCCAATCGTCCGGACTGGGTGATCTCGCGCCAGCGCGCTTGGGGCGTGCCGATCGCCGTATTCGTGCGCGAGAAGGCCGACGGCTCTGCCGAGATCCTCCAGGACGAGATCGTCAACCAGCGCATCGCGGAAGCCTTCATGGAGGAAGGCGCCGACGCCTGGTACATGGACGGCGCCCGCGAGCGCTTCCTCGGCTCCCGCGCGAGCGAAGACTGGAAGAAGGTCGACGACATCTGCGACGTCTGGTTCGATTCCGGGTCCACGCACGCCTTCGTGCTCGAGGATCGCCAGAACTTCCCGCAGCTCGGCAACATCGTCCGCAAGGTCGACGGCGGCGAAGACACCGTGATGTATCTCGAAGGCAGCGACCAGCATCGCGGCTGGTTCCACTCCTCGCTGCTGGAAAGCGCCGGCACGCGCGGCCGCGCGCCCTACGACATCGTGCTGACCCACGGCTTCACGCTCGACGAGAACGGCCGCAAGATGTCGAAGTCGCTCGGCAACACTGTCGAGCCACAGAAGGTGATCAAGGATTCCGGCGCGGACATCCTGCGCCTGTGGGTCTGCGCCACCGACTATGCCGACGACCAGCGCATCGGCCCGGAGATCCTGAAGAACACCATCGAGACCTATCGCAAGCTGCGCAACTCGCTCCGCTGGATGCTCGGCACGCTGCATCACTTCAAGGCAAGCGAGAAGGTCGCCTATGCCGACATGCCCGAGCTCGAGCGGCTGATGCTGCACGAGCTGGCCGGCCATGCCGAAACCATCCGCAAGGCCTATGCCGCGTTCGATTACAAGACCGTGGTCGCAAGCCTGTCGGCTTTCATGAACTCCGAGCTGTCGGCGTTCTACTTCGACATCCGCAAGGACACGCTGTATTGCGATCCGCCGTCCTCGGTGGCGCGCAAGGCGGCGCTCACCGCCATCGAGCTGTTGTGCGATGCTCTCTTGAAGTGGCTCGCGCCGATCCTGAGCTTCACGACGGATGAGGCCTGGCGGATGTTCCGCCCCAACGCGGAGCCGTCGGTCCATTTGACCTTGTTCCCGACCGACATCGAGCAGCTGCGCGACGACAAGCTCGCCGCAAAGTGGGAGACGATCCGCGACATTCGCCGCGTCGTGACCGGCGCGCTTGAGCTCGAGCGCGCCGCCAAGAACATCGGCTCGTCGCTGGAGGCCTCGCCGGTGATCTATGTCGCCGACAGGGACATGATGATGACGCTGTTCGATGTCGATCTCGCCGAAGTCTGCATCACCTCGAACTACGAGGTGCGCGAGGGCGAGGCGCCGGCGAGCGCGTTCCGCCTCGATGCCGTGCCCGGCGTCGCGGTCGTGGTCGAGAAGGCGGTCGGCACCAAATGCGCCCGCTCCTGGAAGATCTCGCCGACCGTCGGCGAGGACGCCGAATATCCCGACGTCACCCCGCGCGATGCTCAGGCACTGCGCGAATGGAAGGCGTTGGGCGTGAGCGTCTGA